The proteins below are encoded in one region of Brassica napus cultivar Da-Ae chromosome A6, Da-Ae, whole genome shotgun sequence:
- the LOC106351950 gene encoding transcription repressor OFP7-like, which produces MKRFKLKISRILSFKSCRSKDSSDLPFNPVPSLPRRPPPSADPSTTVTTVPHRRRSSFRQHVLTTFGCGSSRRRSSTALDISRRNSTSVSPPQTPTFQWESEGKWHVIAQEDESEPRPKIYDGDDRRRRSVKKERHARRRGSTSSADEETERESLLPSSTNLSPESSSSGLPRVTRLRRNPPTRKSESSSSPPLSPARLSSFVQRLIPCTAASAVAMEGVAVVKRSEDPYEDFKGSMMEMIVEKNMSEMAELEQLLSCFLTLNAKRHHRAIVRAFSEVWVALFSGGNDGSRRSSVQLSDYDEC; this is translated from the coding sequence atgaaacgtTTCAAATTAAAGATATCAAGAATCCTCTCCTTCAAATCGTGCCGTTCAAAAGATTCCTCCGACCTCCCTTTCAATCCTGTCCCTTCACTCCCCCGTCGACCTCCTCCATCAGCTGATCCATCAACCACCGTCACAACCGTGCCACACCGTCGTCGTTCTTCTTTTAGACAACACGTGTTAACCACTTTCGGCTGCGGCTCAAGTCGGCGACGCTCTTCCACGGCACTGGATATTTCCCGGAGGAACTCAACGTCGGTTTCTCCGCCACAGACGCCGACGTTTCAGTGGGAAAGCGAAGGGAAATGGCACGTGATTGCTCAAGAAGATGAGAGTGAACCTCGTCCGAAAATCTACGACGGAGATGACCGTCGTCGGCGTTCAGTGAAGAAAGAGAGACACGCACGGCGGCGAGGGAGCACTTCCTCCGCGGACGAGGAgacggagagagagagtctCTTGCCATCTTCTACAAACCTCTCGCCGGAAAGTTCCTCTTCCGGGTTGCCACGTGTCACTAGACTACGGAGAAACCCTCCCACGAGAAAAAGCGAGTCGTCTTCTTCTCCGCCACTGTCTCCGGCAAGATTGTCGTCGTTCGTGCAGAGATTAATCCCGTGTACGGCGGCGTCAGCGGTTGCTATGGAAGGAGTGGCGGTGGTGAAGAGATCGGAGGATCCGTACGAAGATTTCAAGGGGTCGATGATGGAGATGATAGTAGAGAAGAACATGTCTGAGATGGCTGAGCTTGAACAGCTTCTCAGCTGCTTCTTAACGCTAAACGCGAAACGCCACCACCGCGCGATTGTTAGAGCGTTTTCTGAGGTTTGGGTTGCTTTGTTCTCCGGTGGTAATGACGGCAGCAGGAGGTCCAGTGTTCAACTCTCCGATTATGATGAGTGTTAA